In a single window of the Delftia tsuruhatensis genome:
- a CDS encoding LysR family transcriptional regulator → MDLNLCRVFIDIAEAGSLTGAAQRSGMTRSNVSRRLKALESEMGTQLLRRNTRSVELTQAGRLLYQSCLAMMRELQSARNAIHQLRSTVSGEVGVRVPTGFGHFYLKPLILSFCREHPDIRLRLLINDQLGDLVASKVDLAVQITSSPLDDLVATKLCEVRWHFVATPACLQALAGPLREAADLAHARLILPLAMGSRLAFHTQGGAAAGSMEVSPSLQSGDYRLLYEAVTAGQGLALLPHYVTAGAIADGRLVPVLEHVDFPGLGNAMYLVRMPDRQPTMAARTFQQFLREAIVSAVPCWLPGDDKGDDKGKA, encoded by the coding sequence ATGGATCTGAACCTGTGCCGCGTCTTCATCGACATCGCAGAAGCCGGCAGCCTCACGGGCGCCGCGCAGCGCAGCGGCATGACGCGATCGAACGTGTCGCGCCGACTCAAGGCCCTGGAGTCCGAGATGGGGACGCAACTGCTGCGTCGCAACACGCGCAGCGTAGAGCTGACCCAGGCCGGGCGCCTGCTGTACCAGAGCTGCCTGGCGATGATGCGGGAGCTGCAAAGCGCCCGCAATGCCATCCACCAACTGCGCTCCACCGTCAGCGGCGAAGTCGGCGTGCGCGTGCCCACGGGCTTCGGTCACTTCTATCTCAAGCCGCTGATCCTGAGCTTTTGCCGCGAGCATCCCGATATCCGGCTGCGCCTGCTCATCAACGACCAGCTCGGCGACCTGGTGGCGTCCAAGGTCGACCTGGCCGTGCAGATCACCTCCTCGCCGCTGGACGACCTGGTGGCCACCAAGCTGTGCGAGGTCCGCTGGCATTTCGTGGCCACGCCCGCCTGCCTGCAGGCGCTGGCAGGACCGTTGCGGGAAGCTGCCGACCTGGCCCATGCCCGCCTCATCCTGCCGCTGGCCATGGGCAGCAGGCTGGCTTTCCACACGCAGGGCGGCGCGGCGGCGGGCAGCATGGAAGTCTCGCCCTCGCTGCAGTCCGGCGACTACCGGCTGCTGTACGAGGCCGTGACCGCCGGCCAGGGCCTGGCCCTGCTGCCCCACTACGTCACGGCTGGCGCGATTGCCGATGGCCGCCTCGTGCCCGTGCTGGAACATGTGGACTTCCCCGGCCTGGGCAACGCCATGTACCTGGTGCGCATGCCCGACCGCCAGCCCACCATGGCAGCCCGCACCTTCCAGCAGTTCCTGCGCGAGGCCATCGTCTCGGCCGTGCCCTGCTGGCTTCCGGGCGATGACAAAGGTGACGACAAGGGCAAAGCCTAG
- a CDS encoding CaiB/BaiF CoA transferase family protein has protein sequence MNQDAEQTAPLAHYKVLDLSQGVAGPYCAHLLSRQGAEVVKVEPPDGDWARHVGLSREGQSSLSATYNAGKRSIAVDARQPGGGALLRRLAEGADVVIQNFRPQVVQRMGVDYDSLRAAGMNPVYVSISGYGPTGPYADRPATDSVMQADSGLMAANRDAQGRPQRVGLLLADIAAGVYAAQACTAALLGKARDGRGRHVQLNLFEVCCALQSTVLAENALCGGQPSAGVSAPNGVFAAADGFITLLALNNDQFERLCRALDLPHWLQDARFASNALRLAHKRELHAELDALIARHPRAWWEQRLDAQGALHASVQNLCDVVSHPQAAHLQSFAQLEQPGFGSLLYAASPWSPLGRRPGVAPRTGEHSAQILAEAGFDAQQVQALIASGVVRQSEEAA, from the coding sequence ATGAACCAAGATGCCGAGCAAACCGCGCCGTTGGCGCACTACAAGGTGCTGGACCTGAGCCAGGGCGTGGCCGGTCCCTACTGCGCCCACCTGCTGTCGCGCCAGGGGGCCGAGGTGGTCAAGGTGGAGCCGCCGGATGGCGACTGGGCGCGCCATGTGGGCCTGTCCCGCGAGGGCCAGAGCAGCCTGTCGGCCACCTACAACGCGGGCAAGCGCAGCATCGCGGTCGATGCGCGCCAGCCGGGGGGCGGGGCCCTGCTCAGGCGGCTGGCCGAGGGTGCGGACGTCGTCATCCAGAACTTCCGGCCTCAGGTGGTGCAGCGCATGGGCGTGGACTACGACAGCCTGCGCGCGGCCGGCATGAACCCGGTCTATGTGTCCATCAGCGGCTACGGTCCGACGGGGCCGTATGCCGACCGGCCGGCCACTGACTCCGTCATGCAGGCGGATTCCGGTCTCATGGCGGCCAACCGGGACGCCCAGGGCCGACCGCAGCGCGTGGGCCTGCTGCTGGCCGATATCGCGGCGGGCGTCTATGCGGCCCAGGCCTGCACGGCCGCCCTGCTGGGCAAGGCGCGCGACGGCCGGGGCCGCCATGTGCAGCTCAATCTGTTCGAGGTCTGCTGCGCGCTGCAGTCCACGGTGCTCGCCGAGAACGCACTGTGCGGCGGCCAACCGTCCGCCGGCGTGAGTGCGCCCAACGGCGTCTTCGCCGCCGCCGATGGCTTCATCACCCTGCTGGCGCTCAACAACGACCAGTTCGAACGCCTGTGCCGTGCGCTGGACCTGCCGCACTGGCTGCAGGACGCGCGCTTTGCCAGCAATGCGCTGCGTCTGGCCCACAAGCGGGAGCTGCATGCCGAGCTTGATGCCCTGATCGCCCGCCACCCGCGTGCCTGGTGGGAGCAGCGCCTGGACGCGCAGGGCGCCCTGCATGCCAGTGTGCAAAACCTGTGCGATGTGGTGAGTCACCCCCAGGCCGCACACCTGCAATCGTTTGCGCAGCTGGAGCAGCCGGGCTTCGGCAGCCTGCTCTATGCGGCCTCGCCCTGGTCGCCGCTGGGCAGGCGGCCGGGCGTTGCACCGCGTACCGGCGAGCATTCGGCACAGATCCTGGCCGAAGCTGGCTTTGACGCGCAGCAGGTACAGGCGTTGATCGCCAGCGGCGTCGTGCGGCAATCCGAGGAGGCGGCATGA
- a CDS encoding NADPH:quinone oxidoreductase family protein — protein MQALVCRAFGPPQDVVQMQQIASPGPGLAPSQVRIAVAYANVSHATGLLIEGKYQRRPPLPFVPGTEGVGRVLECGSAVEHLQVGDAVAFIADWGAFAQQVVLRAHTVYRIPGQLPWLKALPIALSYGTAYTALHWRMQLQSGDAVLVLGAGSGVGAAAVEVARQTPGVHVIACASTEDKRNDALRRGAHHAVEPADLAARVKALTGGHGASVVFDPVGGDLLLQALRAAAQNAQILSVGFASGGIPQVPMNLALVKNLTLHGFFYGRYIGWTPADEREAFAARLQAAIATLFGWAVEGRIHPHVSQVFEMHQLADALRALHGRSVTGKLALAIQGDKI, from the coding sequence ATGCAGGCCCTGGTGTGCCGCGCCTTTGGTCCACCACAGGACGTGGTACAGATGCAGCAAATCGCCAGCCCCGGTCCGGGCCTGGCGCCCTCGCAAGTCCGGATCGCCGTGGCCTATGCCAATGTCAGCCATGCCACGGGGCTGTTGATCGAGGGAAAGTACCAGCGCAGGCCGCCACTGCCCTTCGTGCCCGGCACCGAGGGTGTGGGGCGGGTGCTGGAGTGCGGCAGCGCGGTGGAGCATCTGCAGGTCGGCGATGCCGTGGCCTTCATCGCCGACTGGGGCGCCTTCGCGCAGCAGGTGGTGCTGCGGGCCCATACCGTGTACCGCATCCCTGGGCAGCTGCCGTGGCTCAAGGCCTTGCCCATCGCCCTGTCCTATGGCACGGCCTATACGGCCTTGCATTGGCGCATGCAACTGCAGTCCGGCGACGCGGTGCTGGTGCTGGGCGCGGGATCAGGCGTGGGCGCTGCCGCCGTGGAGGTGGCGCGCCAGACGCCCGGTGTGCATGTCATCGCCTGCGCCAGCACCGAAGACAAGCGCAACGATGCGCTGCGCCGGGGCGCCCACCATGCCGTGGAGCCCGCCGACCTGGCCGCCCGGGTCAAGGCGTTGACAGGGGGGCACGGCGCCTCGGTGGTGTTCGATCCCGTGGGCGGCGATCTGCTGCTGCAGGCCCTCAGGGCAGCCGCGCAGAACGCGCAGATCCTCAGCGTGGGCTTTGCCAGCGGCGGCATCCCGCAGGTGCCCATGAACCTGGCCCTGGTCAAGAACCTCACGCTGCACGGCTTCTTCTATGGCCGCTATATCGGTTGGACGCCGGCCGACGAACGCGAAGCCTTTGCCGCGCGGCTGCAGGCGGCCATCGCCACCTTGTTCGGCTGGGCCGTCGAAGGGCGCATCCATCCCCATGTCAGCCAGGTTTTCGAGATGCACCAGCTGGCGGATGCGCTGCGGGCACTGCATGGCCGCAGCGTGACCGGAAAACTCGCACTCGCCATTCAAGGAGACAAGATATGA
- a CDS encoding Bug family tripartite tricarboxylate transporter substrate binding protein — protein sequence MTRYSRSTFVSRRSLLGAAAMAATFGGSRAYASSPGAVQGFPKSPIRVVVPYPPGGPTDVVGRVVTARLGEALGQPIVVDNKAGASGMVGAAMVAKAPADGYTLLVNASIHVINPYVYASAPYDAFRDFEPVTQLVDVPLVLVVGNALPARSLQELIAHARAHPGQVNFGSAGNASSQHLSGELFRLKTGAQMQHVPYKGSSPALTDLMGGQIQLMFDSMPSAMPFIASGRLRALAVTSARRSPSLPDVPTMEEAGMPGFHTSTWYGLWAPRSTPEDVVRKLWSEARKVLDEPQVAAQYRRLGAEPVGSTPAEFARYIQAEARKWEEIVKASGARAD from the coding sequence ATGACCCGGTACAGCCGCAGCACCTTCGTTTCACGCCGTTCCCTGCTGGGCGCCGCCGCCATGGCTGCGACCTTTGGCGGTTCCAGGGCCTACGCGTCATCGCCAGGGGCCGTCCAGGGCTTTCCCAAGTCGCCCATCCGCGTCGTCGTGCCCTATCCGCCGGGCGGTCCCACCGATGTCGTGGGGCGCGTGGTCACGGCCCGGCTGGGCGAGGCCCTGGGCCAGCCCATCGTGGTGGACAACAAGGCGGGTGCCAGCGGCATGGTGGGGGCGGCCATGGTCGCCAAGGCGCCGGCCGACGGCTACACGCTGCTGGTCAACGCCTCCATCCACGTCATCAACCCCTATGTCTACGCCAGTGCCCCCTACGACGCCTTCCGCGATTTCGAGCCGGTCACCCAACTGGTCGATGTGCCCCTGGTGCTGGTGGTAGGGAATGCGCTGCCCGCCAGGAGCCTGCAGGAGCTGATCGCCCATGCCAGGGCCCATCCGGGCCAGGTCAACTTCGGCTCGGCCGGCAATGCGTCGTCACAGCACCTGTCGGGCGAGCTGTTCCGCTTGAAGACCGGCGCACAGATGCAGCATGTGCCCTACAAGGGCAGCTCGCCGGCCCTGACCGACCTGATGGGCGGGCAGATCCAGCTGATGTTCGATTCCATGCCCTCGGCCATGCCCTTCATCGCCTCGGGCCGGCTGCGCGCGCTGGCCGTCACCTCGGCACGGCGCTCGCCCTCCCTGCCCGATGTGCCCACCATGGAGGAGGCCGGCATGCCCGGCTTTCACACCAGCACCTGGTACGGCCTGTGGGCACCCCGGAGCACGCCCGAGGACGTGGTGCGAAAACTCTGGAGCGAAGCCCGCAAGGTGCTGGACGAACCGCAGGTCGCCGCCCAGTACCGCCGCCTGGGCGCCGAGCCCGTGGGCTCCACGCCCGCCGAGTTCGCGCGCTACATCCAGGCCGAGGCCCGCAAGTGGGAGGAGATCGTGAAGGCTTCGGGGGCGCGGGCGGATTGA
- a CDS encoding type II toxin-antitoxin system RelE/ParE family toxin, protein MAQYRLSTAAQADLVDILAWSQQRFGVPARMRYQALIATALRDLAAQPCRAGSMERPELGDGVRSWHLRLSRDRARTATGIVRHPRHFLIYRMHGEKLVISRVLHDAMELERHLASDSPWDED, encoded by the coding sequence ATGGCGCAATACCGCCTTTCCACGGCAGCGCAAGCAGACCTTGTCGACATCCTCGCTTGGTCTCAACAGCGCTTTGGCGTGCCAGCCCGCATGCGCTATCAAGCCCTGATTGCGACTGCATTGCGCGATCTTGCTGCCCAGCCCTGCCGAGCGGGCAGCATGGAGCGGCCCGAGTTGGGAGACGGCGTGCGCTCATGGCATTTGCGTCTGAGCCGTGACCGGGCACGCACAGCCACCGGCATCGTGCGCCACCCCAGGCATTTCCTGATCTACCGAATGCATGGCGAAAAACTGGTCATCAGCCGCGTGCTGCACGATGCCATGGAGCTGGAGCGGCACTTGGCCTCCGACTCGCCATGGGACGAGGATTGA
- a CDS encoding type II toxin-antitoxin system ParD family antitoxin, with protein sequence MPTRNVVLSDHQHELVEELVQSGRYQNASEVLREGLRLVEQRESLEAAKLKALQEAARQGWTDIAAGRYIDLSDNQLDSFIASLGQEASSRTQTKA encoded by the coding sequence ATGCCGACACGCAATGTGGTGCTCAGCGACCACCAGCACGAACTTGTCGAAGAACTGGTGCAGTCAGGCCGCTATCAGAACGCCAGCGAGGTGCTGCGTGAAGGCCTTCGCTTGGTCGAGCAGCGAGAGTCCCTCGAAGCTGCAAAGCTCAAGGCCCTTCAGGAGGCGGCACGGCAAGGCTGGACCGATATCGCCGCTGGCCGCTACATCGATCTGTCGGACAACCAACTCGACAGCTTCATCGCAAGCCTGGGACAGGAAGCTTCCAGCCGCACCCAGACGAAGGCCTGA
- a CDS encoding acetyl-CoA C-acetyltransferase yields the protein MRRAAIVTPLRTPVGSFGGSLRPVSVEELAATTVRAVVEKSGIDPARIDDVVFAQSYASSETPCVGRWAALQAGLPVEVPGMQLDRRCGGGLQAVVTAAMMVQSGAADVVIAGGVESMSNIEYYSTDMRWGARSGNVRFYDRLDRGRERSQPVERFGKISGMIETAENLARDWGITREAADAYAVRSHQRAAAAWEAGRFADEIVPVKVPQRKGDPVLFTRDEGFRADATTDSMGKLRVLMPNGTVTAGNASQQNDASAACLIVAEDKLAELGLTPMATLVGWAAAGCEPSHMGIGPVPAVKKLLARLNLTLDQMDLVELNEAFACQVLSVLKGWEWNDQAAIDHKLNVNGSGISLGHPIGATGVRILATLLHELERRKGRYGLETMCIGGGQGIAAVFERV from the coding sequence ATGCGCAGAGCCGCCATCGTCACCCCCCTTCGCACACCCGTGGGCAGCTTCGGCGGCAGCCTGCGGCCCGTATCGGTCGAGGAACTCGCGGCCACCACGGTGCGCGCCGTGGTCGAGAAAAGCGGCATCGATCCCGCACGCATCGACGACGTGGTCTTCGCCCAGTCCTATGCCAGCAGCGAGACGCCCTGCGTGGGCCGCTGGGCCGCGCTGCAGGCGGGCCTGCCCGTGGAAGTGCCCGGCATGCAGCTGGACCGGCGCTGCGGCGGCGGCCTGCAGGCCGTGGTCACGGCGGCCATGATGGTGCAAAGCGGCGCCGCCGACGTGGTCATCGCGGGCGGCGTGGAAAGCATGAGCAACATCGAGTACTACAGCACCGACATGCGCTGGGGCGCTCGCTCGGGCAACGTGCGCTTCTACGACCGCCTGGACCGGGGCCGCGAGCGCTCCCAGCCCGTGGAACGCTTCGGCAAGATCTCGGGAATGATCGAGACGGCCGAGAACCTGGCGCGCGACTGGGGCATCACCCGCGAGGCCGCCGACGCCTACGCCGTGCGCAGCCACCAGCGCGCCGCCGCCGCCTGGGAGGCCGGCCGCTTCGCCGACGAGATCGTCCCCGTCAAGGTGCCCCAGCGCAAGGGCGACCCCGTGCTGTTCACGCGCGACGAAGGCTTTCGCGCCGACGCCACCACCGACAGCATGGGCAAGCTGCGCGTGCTCATGCCCAATGGAACGGTCACGGCCGGCAACGCCAGCCAGCAGAACGACGCCAGCGCCGCCTGCCTGATCGTGGCCGAGGACAAGCTGGCCGAACTGGGCCTCACCCCCATGGCCACCCTGGTGGGCTGGGCCGCCGCAGGCTGCGAGCCCTCGCACATGGGCATAGGCCCCGTGCCCGCCGTCAAGAAACTGCTGGCGCGCCTGAACCTCACGCTGGACCAGATGGACCTGGTCGAACTCAACGAAGCCTTTGCCTGCCAGGTGCTGTCCGTGCTCAAGGGTTGGGAGTGGAACGACCAGGCCGCCATCGATCACAAGCTCAACGTCAACGGCTCCGGCATCTCCCTGGGCCACCCCATCGGCGCCACGGGCGTGCGCATCCTGGCCACGCTGCTGCACGAGCTGGAGCGCCGCAAGGGCCGCTATGGGCTGGAGACCATGTGCATCGGCGGTGGCCAGGGGATCGCGGCGGTGTTCGAGCGGGTGTGA
- a CDS encoding acetyl-CoA hydrolase/transferase family protein: MSQGVLAQRLLALIRPGDTLWWGQATAEPLTLTRALVAQRHALARGCRLRVFVGMGASDTLQPAHADAIDFFGYAAGGPHRALAQAGALDILPSHYSHLPGLIDEGLLPADVVLLQLSPPDAQGRYSLGLVHEYLPAAIRKARVLIGEVNPAIPWTHGSMHLQAGDFALLVDAEHPPLDQARSAPGPAEQAIAGHVAALIEDGATLQVGVGNLPEAVLAALHGHRDLGLHSGAVGDGIAALAQAGALTNARKSMDKGVGIGGILMGGDQLRRWAHRNPALQLRETGYTHHPEVLAASHRLAAINSAVEVDLTGQINSEVAGGVYVGAVGGAVDFLRGAARSRGGLPIVALPATARGASRIVARLSGPVSTPRSDAGLIVTEHGVADLRGQTLSRRVRRLIDIAAPEHREDLERQAHDLLRQQGCSFPSIF, encoded by the coding sequence ATGAGCCAGGGTGTGCTGGCGCAACGGCTGCTGGCCCTGATCCGCCCCGGCGACACGCTGTGGTGGGGCCAGGCCACGGCCGAGCCGCTGACGCTCACGCGCGCCCTGGTGGCGCAGCGCCATGCACTGGCCCGGGGCTGCCGGCTGCGCGTCTTCGTGGGCATGGGCGCATCGGACACGCTGCAACCGGCGCATGCCGATGCCATCGACTTCTTCGGCTATGCCGCTGGCGGCCCGCACCGCGCGCTGGCCCAGGCCGGCGCGCTGGACATCCTGCCCAGCCACTACTCCCACCTGCCCGGCCTGATCGACGAGGGCCTGCTGCCTGCCGACGTGGTGCTGCTGCAGCTGTCCCCGCCCGACGCACAGGGCCGCTACAGCCTGGGCCTGGTGCATGAATACCTGCCGGCCGCCATACGCAAGGCACGCGTGCTGATCGGCGAGGTCAACCCCGCCATTCCCTGGACGCACGGCAGCATGCACCTGCAGGCCGGCGACTTCGCGCTGCTGGTCGATGCCGAACACCCTCCGCTGGACCAGGCGCGCAGCGCGCCCGGCCCTGCCGAACAGGCCATTGCCGGCCATGTGGCCGCCCTCATCGAAGACGGCGCCACGCTGCAGGTGGGCGTGGGCAACCTGCCCGAGGCCGTGCTCGCCGCCCTGCACGGCCACCGCGACCTGGGCCTGCACAGCGGCGCCGTGGGCGACGGCATCGCGGCCCTGGCGCAGGCAGGCGCGCTGACCAACGCACGCAAGAGCATGGACAAGGGCGTGGGCATCGGCGGCATCCTCATGGGGGGCGACCAACTCAGGCGCTGGGCTCACCGCAACCCGGCGCTGCAGCTGCGCGAGACCGGCTACACCCACCACCCCGAGGTGCTCGCGGCCAGCCACCGCCTGGCGGCCATCAACTCGGCCGTGGAGGTGGATCTCACGGGCCAGATCAATTCCGAGGTCGCGGGCGGCGTCTATGTCGGCGCCGTGGGCGGGGCCGTGGACTTCCTGCGCGGGGCCGCGCGCAGCCGGGGCGGCCTGCCCATCGTGGCGCTGCCGGCCACGGCCCGGGGCGCCTCGCGCATCGTGGCCCGGCTGTCGGGGCCCGTCAGCACGCCGCGCTCCGATGCAGGCCTGATCGTCACCGAACATGGCGTGGCCGACCTGCGCGGCCAGACGCTGTCGCGGCGCGTGCGGCGGCTGATCGACATCGCCGCGCCCGAACACCGCGAGGACCTGGAACGCCAGGCCCACGACCTGCTGCGCCAGCAAGGCTGCAGTTTCCCCTCGATTTTTTGA
- a CDS encoding enoyl-CoA hydratase/isomerase family protein: MSTSPVLTTIQDGIGTITLNRPEARNALNQAMRPALAAAVARMRDDAQVHTVILTGAGGAFCSGGDIGQMMDAGQAGLPWRERIRSLHQWFPELVNLEKPVIAAVDGPAFGAGLSLALAADFVLCTRRAKFCAVFGRIGLIPDLGAMQLLPRIVGQQKAKELVFTARTVEAEEARALGMVYDIVEDGEALQRAALALARRFGEASTAAIGMAKTIMNQAFELDARAMAELEAYAQTMCRGSDYHQEAVQRFKDKQPLRFDWDRQP; the protein is encoded by the coding sequence ATGAGCACTTCCCCCGTATTGACCACCATCCAGGACGGCATAGGCACGATCACGCTGAACCGGCCCGAGGCCCGCAATGCGCTGAACCAGGCGATGCGCCCGGCCCTGGCCGCCGCCGTGGCCCGGATGCGCGACGATGCACAGGTCCACACCGTCATCCTCACCGGCGCGGGCGGTGCCTTCTGCTCGGGCGGCGACATCGGCCAGATGATGGATGCCGGCCAGGCGGGCCTGCCCTGGCGCGAACGCATCCGCAGCCTGCACCAGTGGTTCCCCGAACTGGTCAACCTCGAAAAGCCCGTGATCGCCGCCGTGGATGGCCCGGCCTTCGGCGCGGGCCTGAGCCTGGCGCTGGCCGCCGACTTCGTGCTGTGCACCCGCCGCGCCAAATTCTGCGCCGTGTTCGGCCGCATCGGCCTCATCCCCGACCTGGGCGCCATGCAGCTTCTGCCACGCATCGTGGGCCAGCAAAAGGCCAAGGAGCTGGTCTTCACCGCGCGCACCGTGGAGGCCGAGGAGGCCCGGGCGCTGGGCATGGTCTACGACATCGTCGAGGACGGCGAGGCACTGCAGCGGGCCGCCCTGGCGCTGGCGCGCCGCTTCGGCGAAGCCTCCACGGCCGCCATCGGCATGGCCAAGACCATCATGAACCAGGCCTTCGAGCTGGATGCGCGCGCCATGGCCGAGCTGGAGGCCTATGCCCAGACGATGTGCCGCGGCTCCGACTACCACCAGGAGGCGGTGCAGCGCTTCAAGGACAAGCAGCCGCTGCGCTTCGACTGGGACCGCCAGCCATGA
- a CDS encoding MaoC/PaaZ C-terminal domain-containing protein, translating to MTIRYDHLKQRPFEPVRQHYGERDTLLYALSLGLGNDPLDPGALPFVYEGAPGGLRALPSQAVVLGYPGFWAREADTGIDWVRLLHGEQRMRLHRPLPASAEVVGRNRITHLTDKGEGKGAILVTERQLETAQGELLATVQQVSFLRGDGGYSLLDGGQPSDAPLAPLRPTPEDRAPDFTDTQAIRPEAALLYRLMGDTNPLHADPAVARKAGFDRPILHGLASYGLVAHAVLRQCGDRNPARLKALDIRFAAPVHPGETLVTEIWRVPGQPSQLQLRARVLERDKIVLSHGYAELA from the coding sequence ATGACCATTCGCTACGACCACCTGAAACAGCGCCCCTTCGAGCCCGTGCGCCAGCACTATGGCGAGCGCGACACCCTGCTCTATGCGCTGAGCCTGGGCCTGGGCAATGACCCGCTGGACCCTGGCGCCCTGCCCTTTGTCTACGAAGGCGCGCCGGGCGGGCTGCGCGCCCTGCCCTCGCAGGCCGTGGTGCTGGGCTACCCGGGCTTCTGGGCGCGCGAGGCCGATACCGGCATCGACTGGGTCAGGCTGCTGCACGGCGAGCAGCGCATGCGGCTGCACCGGCCGCTGCCGGCCAGCGCCGAGGTCGTGGGGCGCAACCGCATCACCCACCTGACGGACAAGGGCGAAGGCAAGGGAGCCATCCTGGTCACCGAGCGGCAGCTGGAGACGGCCCAGGGCGAGCTGCTGGCCACCGTGCAGCAGGTCAGCTTCCTGCGCGGCGACGGCGGCTACAGCCTGCTGGACGGCGGCCAGCCCAGCGACGCGCCCCTGGCGCCGCTGCGCCCCACGCCGGAGGACCGCGCGCCCGACTTCACCGACACCCAGGCCATACGCCCCGAGGCCGCGCTGCTGTACCGCCTGATGGGCGACACCAACCCGCTGCATGCCGACCCGGCCGTGGCGCGCAAGGCCGGTTTCGACCGCCCCATCCTCCATGGACTGGCCAGCTACGGCCTGGTCGCCCATGCCGTGCTGCGCCAGTGCGGCGACCGCAATCCCGCGCGGCTGAAGGCGCTGGACATCCGCTTTGCCGCGCCCGTCCATCCGGGAGAGACCCTGGTGACCGAGATCTGGCGCGTGCCCGGTCAGCCCTCGCAGCTGCAGCTGCGCGCCCGCGTGCTGGAGCGTGACAAGATCGTCCTGAGCCACGGCTACGCCGAACTGGCCTGA
- a CDS encoding SDR family NAD(P)-dependent oxidoreductase, producing the protein MLEGKVVVVTGAGGGIGRDMALAMAAEGAKVVVNDIGTSTSGEGTDAGPAQKVVDEIQAAGGQAVANTDSVAEAAAAGRIVQCAVDHFGRIDGVVNNAGILRDRFFHKMSLDEWDAVIKVHLYGSYYMARAAANHFKEQESGAFVHMTSTSGLIGNLGQANYSAAKLGLTALSKSIALDMQKFNVRSNCIAPFAWSRMIGSIPTDTPEQQARVAKIQQMTPNKIAPLAVYLLSDAARDVNAQVFAVRNNEIFLMSQPRPLRSVHRSEGWSPQFIAEHGMPALKASFVPLDRSADVFSWDPV; encoded by the coding sequence ATGCTTGAAGGCAAAGTGGTCGTGGTGACCGGCGCCGGCGGCGGCATCGGGCGCGACATGGCGCTGGCCATGGCGGCCGAGGGCGCCAAGGTGGTGGTCAACGACATCGGCACCTCCACCTCGGGCGAGGGCACGGACGCCGGCCCCGCCCAGAAGGTGGTCGACGAGATCCAGGCCGCCGGCGGCCAGGCCGTGGCCAACACCGACAGCGTGGCCGAGGCCGCCGCCGCGGGCCGCATCGTGCAATGCGCCGTGGACCACTTCGGCCGCATCGACGGCGTGGTCAACAACGCCGGCATCCTGCGCGACCGGTTCTTCCACAAGATGAGCCTGGACGAGTGGGACGCCGTCATCAAGGTCCACCTGTACGGCAGCTACTACATGGCCCGCGCCGCCGCCAACCATTTCAAGGAGCAGGAAAGCGGCGCCTTCGTGCACATGACCTCGACCTCGGGCCTGATCGGCAACCTGGGCCAGGCCAACTACAGCGCCGCCAAGCTGGGGCTGACGGCCCTGTCCAAGTCCATCGCGCTGGACATGCAGAAGTTCAACGTGCGCTCCAACTGCATCGCGCCGTTCGCCTGGAGCCGCATGATCGGCTCCATCCCCACCGACACGCCCGAGCAGCAGGCGCGCGTGGCCAAGATCCAGCAGATGACGCCCAACAAGATCGCGCCGCTGGCCGTCTACCTGCTCTCCGACGCGGCCCGCGACGTGAACGCCCAGGTCTTCGCCGTGCGCAACAACGAGATCTTCCTCATGAGCCAGCCGCGCCCGCTGCGCTCGGTGCACCGCAGCGAGGGCTGGTCGCCGCAATTCATTGCAGAGCACGGCATGCCGGCGCTCAAGGCATCGTTCGTCCCGCTGGACCGCTCGGCCGATGTCTTCAGCTGGGACCCTGTCTAG